The following nucleotide sequence is from candidate division WOR-3 bacterium.
TTCTACAGTGAGATATGTTCTGAGAAGATATAAGGTATCAGCCAAATACAAAAGGACAAAATACCGGAAAAGACAAAGATACTATGATTTTGATTCCCTATATCCTCTACAGCATTTTGAAGTGGGTCAAGCCTTGTTTGACTTTATTTGTCTACTTAATTGGGATTTCCCTTACCACTATTGTCTTTGTCAGTTGGTCATGGACAAGCCTTCTTGAAAAGAGGTAGGGGAGGAGCATTCCAAGACCTGCGGGGAGAATTAGAGCGATAAGGAGGATAGAGCGAATTATAGATTGAAAAATAGTGGGTGGAAGTCCGCTTTCCTGCTGGACAACTCTTATCTGAGTGAGCCAGTCTCCTGGGGTTCTACCCTTCCATAAAGCCAAGAAAAGGGATAGATATATTGCAAAGATTATCATTTCTATTCCTGTTAAATGGAAATAGTTGAGTTCAAGGACAGGCTTGCTTTCCTTTTGCACAACAATTTTTCCAGGCTCAGCCTCCACATGACCAACAGGAGTTTCAAGTTCAAGTTTCTTATCGTATGCTTTTAATTTTCCTGCGGGTGTTTCCATTTGCACCACCGGTTTTGATTCGCCAGGCTTAGGAAGGGGTGGAGAAACTTTTATTAATGGATGTATGAGAATTCCTGATATTATACCTAACGAGCTCATAAAAATTAGAACATCCATATAAAAAGAGACTAGTCTCCTCCACCAGGGGGCTATTTTAAAAGCTGGTTTTCCATCATCAGTAGCAATTAAAGGTTTCCTTTCTTTATAATGGGTGGGAATTGAATATATGTTTACAGGATGGGGAAAACCCTTAAATTGGAAAGGAATTAGTGGAATTGCTTCATATTCAGAAGTTTTACTTATTCTATAAGCTTCTTCTGTGATGCAAATACATCCTCCCTTCACTGATTGAGAGAGTCTGAAGACAAGATTGACAGCGTCGCCATGAATGTCGCCTTCATCATCAATTCCCACTTCTCCAACATGGATAGCTATTTTTAACCTTGGTTTTTTTATATCCTTTGGGGCTTCA
It contains:
- a CDS encoding RDD family protein; this encodes MQRKILAILVTDLEGFSGLSFQTEREFIENFIKEHRKLVEEIISKHGGKIIKTLGDGFLCVFETVTSAVNAGKALQEHSIPEAPKDIKKPRLKIAIHVGEVGIDDEGDIHGDAVNLVFRLSQSVKGGCICITEEAYRISKTSEYEAIPLIPFQFKGFPHPVNIYSIPTHYKERKPLIATDDGKPAFKIAPWWRRLVSFYMDVLIFMSSLGIISGILIHPLIKVSPPLPKPGESKPVVQMETPAGKLKAYDKKLELETPVGHVEAEPGKIVVQKESKPVLELNYFHLTGIEMIIFAIYLSLFLALWKGRTPGDWLTQIRVVQQESGLPPTIFQSIIRSILLIALILPAGLGMLLPYLFSRRLVHDQLTKTIVVREIPIK